Genomic segment of Chroococcidiopsis sp. TS-821:
CCGTAATTTGATTGAAGTCGGTCACTCTCGGAAACTTGCACATTTCTCTGTAATCGTTGTAGCTTGCTAACTGGGTATCGCGTCCTAATTGAATACTGTTGATGTCGGTGTTAAGAATAAATTGAGGAGTGTTATGCAAGCCGATATCACCAGCAGGTTGCTTAGAAGCTGCGTCGAATAGTATTCCTAAGCCTTTATTGGTAATTAAATCATTATTCCATTGTGTTTTTGCTATAGGAATTTCTGTATCATCGAGCACAACTTTGTCTGGTACAAGACTGTGCCAGCGATACAATAAGTTGAACTCTACTGTCATCCAATTTTGGCGATACCACTTTTCGTTTGTAAATGCAGTTGGATCGAGAATGAACTTGAAGTGATACGGAGTAATGTGATTAATATACTCTTCAATGACAATTTTAATTAGCAAGACAATGACGATATTTCTCGCGGTTTGAAAGAGTCGTTCGTCATCCCAATCTTTGTACGCTTGTGCTAAGACATCACAAATTCGGTTATGTTCCCTTAGAAACAGGGTATTCATCATCACATAGCCAATCTGGACGTTACCGCGTTCGTTACCCATGGCAAATAGGTGGTTCTTTTGCTCTGGAGTCGTCCATTCTTCCCGAAAAATTGGTGGAGGTAATTCTTTAAATTCTTCCCTGACTTGTCCGTTTTCAAAGTAGTAAGGAGGATAGTCTTCACCATTGATTGTTTGATAGCGTAACTTGCCTTTCTGGTGTAATCTTAGAATATTAGTAATATCTTTATTTAAGCCATACAAGGGGCTAATATCGATTTCGTGATTAGAAGTATTTTTTAAGTTATTATTTCTATCAGTCCGTAAAAAACCATCGGTAAACCACTGCGCAAAGTAGGAAAACAACAGCGTAGATTTGGGAGATAAAATTGCGTTGCCTTTACGCAAAAATAAGTTTTCGGCGATCGCTTCAGGTGTTGGTAATTTCGTGTAATCTCGCGCAACTGGGGGTAGATGTCGTCCGCTGTATCTTCTATCGGTTAAGGAATCCCATGATGTATAAGGTGCCATTGTGCTGAAGGGATACGGACGAGTTGGAATTTTATAAATGGCGTTGTTGATGAGGAATTTATTAATTTTGCGTTTGAGGTACTCATTTTTTTGCACTAAGTTCCAAAACCACTTGAAGTGCGTTAAAATATAGTACTCAATATTATTTCTCAAGCCGTCCTTTGCGGTACTCCTTCTCTTCATAGCAGCGCTCACTTGTTGAGTATGATCCCTATTGCTGATGCTGGCAAAGACGCAATACGAACGTGAATTCGACAGCCTAGCGATTAAAATCGCCGCTAGAGAAACTAAGTCCACTTAAACCAAGTGGTCTCAACTGCTAGCTTTTCTTCGTCGAACTGACGTTATATCAACGGTAAGGAGTAACTACAGAAGAACTAGGAAAATTCCTGAAAAGTTGCGACGTGTCTTATCGACGAGAAGATACTGATTCTCTTTCAACCTGAGCGTGACGATGGCGACGTTGCTGCCAAACTCGCAAGCTGAGAATACACGCAACTAACCACACTGCTCCTGCTGCGTAACCTCCGATGACGTCAGTAGGCCAATGCACTCCTAAGTATATGCGACTAAACCCGATCGCAAAAACTAATAAAACTGTAATGCTCGTAATTAATTTCTGTCGTTGCGGAAAGTAACCTGTAAGTATATAACTAATTAAACCGTAGACAACGAGTGACATCAGCGCATGACCGCTAGGAAAGCTGTAGTCTCTCAAAAGAA
This window contains:
- a CDS encoding peroxidase family protein; the encoded protein is MKRRSTAKDGLRNNIEYYILTHFKWFWNLVQKNEYLKRKINKFLINNAIYKIPTRPYPFSTMAPYTSWDSLTDRRYSGRHLPPVARDYTKLPTPEAIAENLFLRKGNAILSPKSTLLFSYFAQWFTDGFLRTDRNNNLKNTSNHEIDISPLYGLNKDITNILRLHQKGKLRYQTINGEDYPPYYFENGQVREEFKELPPPIFREEWTTPEQKNHLFAMGNERGNVQIGYVMMNTLFLREHNRICDVLAQAYKDWDDERLFQTARNIVIVLLIKIVIEEYINHITPYHFKFILDPTAFTNEKWYRQNWMTVEFNLLYRWHSLVPDKVVLDDTEIPIAKTQWNNDLITNKGLGILFDAASKQPAGDIGLHNTPQFILNTDINSIQLGRDTQLASYNDYREMCKFPRVTDFNQITEDEGTQKDLKALYGHVDNIEYYVGLFAEDTRPNSALSPLIGRLVGIDAFSQALTNPLLAENVFNEKTFSPIGMKIIQDTQSLTEILHRNIPSTNKRFLVSMTQVS